A genomic region of Micromonospora sp. NBC_01796 contains the following coding sequences:
- a CDS encoding zinc ribbon domain-containing protein, giving the protein MKANPQEQRRLLDLQAIDTQLAQLAHRRRTLPEHAELEALARQLSALEDERVRAQVAVDDLDRDINRMEKDIDQVRARKDRDQARLTVGSGPARELEAIQHELNSLNRRQSELEDTELELMEQRETAQGVLDGILERLTTTRETREATEQRRAQSLADIAKEEEFKAGARQPLSADLPADLVALYDKIRETSGGLGAALMTHGRCGGCRLELYGADLARIKAAAPDEVVRCEECRRIMVRTAESGL; this is encoded by the coding sequence GTGAAGGCCAACCCGCAAGAGCAGCGTCGCCTGCTGGACCTGCAAGCGATCGACACCCAGCTCGCCCAGCTCGCGCACCGGCGCCGCACCCTGCCGGAGCACGCGGAGTTGGAGGCGCTGGCCCGGCAGCTCTCCGCGCTCGAGGACGAGCGGGTACGCGCCCAGGTGGCGGTCGACGACCTCGACCGGGACATCAACCGGATGGAAAAGGACATCGACCAGGTTCGGGCCCGCAAGGACCGGGACCAGGCACGGTTGACCGTCGGTTCCGGCCCGGCCCGCGAACTGGAGGCGATCCAGCACGAGCTCAACTCGCTCAACCGGCGGCAGAGCGAGCTGGAGGACACCGAGCTGGAGCTGATGGAGCAGCGGGAAACCGCCCAGGGTGTGCTGGACGGGATCCTGGAGCGGTTGACCACGACCCGGGAGACGCGCGAGGCGACCGAGCAGCGGCGGGCCCAGTCGCTGGCCGACATCGCCAAGGAGGAGGAGTTCAAGGCCGGCGCGCGGCAGCCGCTCTCAGCGGACCTCCCGGCGGACCTGGTGGCCCTCTACGACAAGATCCGCGAGACCTCCGGTGGGCTCGGCGCGGCGCTGATGACCCACGGCCGGTGCGGCGGGTGCCGGCTGGAGCTCTACGGCGCCGACCTGGCCCGGATCAAGGCGGCGGCGCCGGACGAGGTGGTGCGCTGCGAGGAGTGCCGGCGGATCATGGTCCGGACCGCCGAGTCGGGGTTGTGA
- a CDS encoding alpha/beta fold hydrolase, translating into MPRFPSYDATELTYHVHGAGPPLVCLPGGPGRASSYLDKLGGLSAYRTLIMLDHRGTGESEVPADPASYRCDRLVDDVEALRQHLGLDRMSLLGHSAGGDLAQLYAARFPDRLERLLLITPALRATGTEPVGQDDALAARAGEWWYRGARAARATWQEAVAGGASLADTAALRLAAAPFSYGRWDERARAHREADAWERADAATEGFYAGFEPDTAAVRAALATLDVPVLVLAGELDPMPAPPAARALTDLFPYGELVVQDRAGHYPWVDDGPTFARLVLTHLTAVAPHTA; encoded by the coding sequence GTGCCGAGGTTCCCCTCGTACGACGCGACCGAGTTGACCTACCACGTGCACGGTGCCGGGCCACCGCTGGTCTGCCTACCGGGCGGCCCCGGACGCGCGTCGTCCTATCTGGACAAACTCGGCGGGCTCTCCGCGTACCGGACTCTGATCATGTTGGACCACCGGGGGACCGGCGAGTCCGAGGTGCCGGCCGATCCGGCCAGCTACCGGTGCGACCGACTGGTCGACGACGTCGAGGCACTCCGGCAACACCTCGGCCTGGACCGGATGAGCCTGCTCGGCCACTCCGCCGGTGGTGACCTGGCCCAGCTCTACGCCGCCCGGTTCCCGGACCGACTGGAACGGCTACTCCTGATCACCCCGGCCCTGCGGGCCACCGGGACCGAGCCGGTCGGGCAGGACGACGCCCTCGCCGCCCGGGCCGGCGAATGGTGGTACCGGGGCGCCCGAGCGGCACGGGCCACCTGGCAGGAGGCGGTGGCCGGCGGGGCCAGCCTGGCCGACACCGCCGCACTTCGGCTCGCCGCCGCCCCGTTCAGCTACGGCCGGTGGGACGAACGCGCCCGCGCCCACCGCGAGGCCGACGCCTGGGAACGGGCCGACGCCGCCACCGAGGGCTTCTACGCCGGCTTCGAACCGGACACCGCAGCGGTACGCGCCGCGTTGGCGACGCTGGACGTACCGGTGCTGGTGCTGGCCGGTGAGCTGGACCCGATGCCGGCGCCACCGGCCGCACGGGCGCTGACCGACCTGTTCCCGTACGGCGAACTTGTCGTGCAGGACCGGGCCGGCCACTACCCGTGGGTGGACGACGGACCGACCTTCGCCCGACTGGTGCTCACCCACCTCACCGCCGTCGCCCCGCACACCGCCTAG
- a CDS encoding flavoprotein translates to MTGQPQRRVLYVIACGSPLARNVDRLVALAQQDGWVVCVVSTPDGRKFVDVPAIEEQTGYPVRSTYKSPGDPDLLPPADAMIVAPATVNTVNKWAVGITDSLALGLLIEGQGLGLPIVAMPFTNAAMATHPAFRTSLDRLRGWDVTVLFGDDVLPPFAPGSGAHYLDQYPWELGRDALRARCAVNGLPG, encoded by the coding sequence ATGACCGGGCAACCCCAGCGCAGAGTCCTGTACGTGATCGCCTGTGGGTCCCCGTTGGCCCGCAACGTCGACCGGCTGGTGGCACTCGCCCAGCAGGACGGCTGGGTGGTCTGCGTGGTGAGTACGCCGGACGGGCGCAAGTTCGTCGACGTACCGGCGATCGAGGAGCAGACCGGTTATCCGGTCCGTTCGACGTACAAGTCCCCGGGTGATCCGGACCTGCTGCCGCCGGCCGACGCGATGATCGTCGCCCCGGCCACGGTCAACACGGTCAACAAGTGGGCGGTCGGGATCACCGACAGCCTCGCCCTGGGCTTGTTGATCGAGGGACAGGGGTTGGGGCTGCCGATCGTGGCGATGCCGTTCACCAACGCCGCCATGGCCACCCACCCGGCCTTCCGGACCAGCCTGGACCGGCTGCGCGGGTGGGACGTGACGGTGCTGTTCGGCGACGACGTGCTGCCGCCGTTCGCCCCCGGCAGCGGTGCGCACTACCTCGACCAGTACCCCTGGGAGCTGGGGCGCGACGCCCTGCGGGCCCGATGCGCGGTCAACGGCCTCCCCGGCTGA
- a CDS encoding bifunctional RNase H/acid phosphatase: MSRRLRVVMEADGGARGNPGPAGFGAVVRDAESGEVLAERSESIGVATNNVAEYRGLIAGLEAAVELGAAEIDVRMDSKLVVEQMSGRWQIKNHGLRPLAAQAATLVRKFESVRYQWIPRDQNRHADALANAAMDLAAGRPEVAEAGALTGPDASARARAREVAAQGSTTRSSWEPRPASTATRLLLVRHGETERTAERRYSGRGDVPLSERGLAQARATAARVAGLAPSAAVVVSSPLSRCTATAAIIAEQLGGKPVGIEPDLIECDFGRWEGHTFAEVQERWPGEMDAWLASPAVAPPGGESFRAVTGRVRRAQSALLAAYPGETVVVVSHVSPLKILLRDALAAGDAFLHRLYLEPAGLSIVDFWPDGGVAVRTVNDTAHLTTI; encoded by the coding sequence ATGAGCCGCCGGCTGCGGGTGGTGATGGAGGCCGACGGCGGGGCGCGGGGCAATCCGGGTCCGGCCGGCTTCGGCGCGGTGGTCCGGGACGCCGAGTCCGGCGAGGTCCTGGCCGAGCGGTCCGAGTCGATCGGGGTGGCCACGAACAACGTCGCCGAGTACCGGGGCCTGATCGCCGGTCTGGAGGCCGCCGTCGAGCTGGGGGCCGCCGAGATCGACGTACGGATGGACTCCAAGCTCGTCGTCGAGCAGATGTCGGGCCGGTGGCAGATCAAGAACCACGGGCTGCGCCCGCTGGCGGCGCAGGCGGCCACCCTGGTCCGCAAGTTCGAGTCGGTGCGGTACCAGTGGATCCCGCGCGACCAGAACCGGCACGCGGACGCGCTGGCGAACGCGGCGATGGACCTGGCGGCGGGCAGGCCGGAGGTTGCCGAGGCCGGTGCCCTGACCGGGCCGGACGCCTCCGCCCGGGCCCGTGCGCGGGAGGTCGCCGCCCAGGGCTCGACCACCCGCAGTTCGTGGGAGCCGAGGCCGGCGTCGACCGCGACCCGGCTGCTGCTGGTCCGCCACGGCGAGACCGAGCGGACCGCCGAGCGCCGCTACTCCGGCCGGGGCGACGTGCCGCTCTCCGAACGCGGCCTGGCCCAGGCGCGGGCGACGGCCGCCCGGGTGGCCGGGCTGGCACCCTCGGCCGCGGTCGTGGTCAGCTCACCCCTGTCCCGGTGTACGGCCACCGCCGCGATCATCGCCGAGCAGCTCGGCGGCAAACCGGTGGGGATCGAGCCGGACCTGATCGAGTGCGACTTCGGTCGCTGGGAGGGGCACACCTTCGCCGAGGTGCAGGAACGCTGGCCGGGGGAGATGGACGCCTGGCTGGCCTCGCCGGCCGTCGCCCCGCCGGGCGGGGAGTCGTTCCGGGCGGTGACCGGTCGGGTCCGTCGGGCCCAGTCGGCGCTGCTGGCGGCGTACCCGGGGGAGACGGTGGTGGTGGTCTCGCACGTGTCGCCGTTGAAGATCCTGCTCCGGGACGCGCTCGCGGCCGGTGACGCCTTCCTGCACCGCCTCTACCTGGAGCCCGCCGGACTGTCCATCGTGGACTTCTGGCCGGACGGGGGCGTGGCCGTACGCACCGTCAACGACACCGCCCACCTGACCACGATCTAG
- a CDS encoding helix-turn-helix domain-containing protein, whose protein sequence is MDELPIGRRVAYWRGRRKLSQQVFADRLGKSKSWVDKVERGVRRLDKFSVLYEIADVLTIDVQLLLGKDPERRTDALNCIDEVEVEEIRAALERYVSMSKYFDAQVVPPPLPEFRKAVSHAWLTYQYARYGVLTRALPKLLRDAQAADAYYTGDDGQLAASLLGQVYQIASSALRKLGEHELAWLAADRSMAVSVRADDQLLAGVATYRVGNALLALGRARSALEVNVNIANRLAPGGTNGADPDRLSVYGMLLLQGAMAAARLGDNATVRDLIRGAEEASNALGSDQNYYWTSFGPTNLELHRAAAAVELGEGRQAVETHEQRIDKRRFAALLPERRAHHLLDIARGFAQIGDVSSAGEMLVDGDRLAPSEIRCRPIAHEVMSDILRRTRGAPPAPIAELAEHMGVGI, encoded by the coding sequence GTGGACGAGCTGCCCATCGGGCGCCGCGTCGCCTATTGGCGTGGTCGACGCAAGTTGTCCCAGCAGGTCTTCGCCGACCGCCTCGGCAAGTCCAAGAGCTGGGTGGACAAGGTCGAACGCGGGGTACGCCGGCTGGACAAGTTCTCCGTCCTCTACGAGATCGCCGACGTGCTCACCATCGACGTACAGCTCCTGCTCGGCAAGGACCCGGAACGGCGTACCGATGCCCTGAACTGCATCGACGAGGTCGAGGTCGAGGAGATCCGGGCCGCACTGGAGCGGTACGTCTCGATGAGCAAGTACTTCGACGCGCAGGTGGTCCCGCCGCCCCTGCCGGAGTTCCGCAAGGCGGTCAGCCACGCCTGGCTGACGTACCAGTACGCGCGCTACGGCGTACTGACCCGGGCGCTGCCGAAGCTGCTGCGCGACGCGCAGGCGGCGGACGCGTACTACACCGGCGACGACGGGCAACTCGCCGCGAGCCTGCTCGGGCAGGTCTACCAGATCGCCTCGTCGGCCCTGCGCAAGCTGGGTGAGCACGAGCTGGCCTGGCTCGCCGCCGACCGCTCCATGGCCGTCTCCGTACGCGCCGACGACCAGTTGCTCGCCGGGGTGGCCACGTACCGGGTCGGCAACGCCCTGCTTGCCCTGGGCCGGGCCCGGTCGGCGCTGGAGGTCAACGTCAACATCGCCAACCGGCTCGCCCCCGGCGGCACCAACGGCGCCGACCCGGACCGGCTCTCGGTGTACGGCATGCTCCTGCTCCAGGGTGCGATGGCCGCCGCCCGGCTGGGCGACAACGCCACCGTCCGGGACCTGATCCGGGGCGCCGAGGAGGCGTCGAACGCGCTCGGCTCGGACCAGAACTACTACTGGACCAGTTTCGGTCCGACCAACCTGGAACTGCACCGGGCGGCGGCGGCGGTGGAGCTGGGTGAGGGCCGGCAGGCGGTCGAGACCCACGAGCAGCGGATCGACAAGCGGAGGTTCGCCGCCCTGCTCCCCGAGCGGCGGGCCCACCACCTGCTCGACATCGCCCGCGGCTTCGCCCAGATCGGGGACGTGAGCAGCGCGGGGGAGATGCTGGTCGACGGCGACCGGCTGGCCCCCTCGGAGATCCGGTGCCGGCCGATCGCGCACGAGGTGATGTCCGACATCCTCCGTCGCACACGTGGTGCGCCGCCCGCGCCGATTGCGGAGTTGGCTGAGCACATGGGTGTCGGCATATGA
- a CDS encoding Nif3-like dinuclear metal center hexameric protein, giving the protein MVAALDRRYPPAWAEQWDRVGLVLGDPEAPVRRVACVVDCVPETVAEALARGADLIVAHHPLLLRGVSSVAATTYKGRIVHQLIKNDVALYVAHTNADVADPGVSDALAARLGLTDLRPLRPATGPAAGAGRGAGRIGRLPRPMTLTDLTRYAADALPPTTWGVRAAGDPDRVIHTIAVSGGAGDGYLDDARTAGVDAFLTADLRHHPASEYLAEGGPALLDAAHWATERPWLDDLAAHLREHLPVSAYVSDLDTDPWTVRAGSPSHGAPAPPVTPVPSPVAAVPPVHAASPVDKEHLL; this is encoded by the coding sequence GTGGTGGCCGCGCTGGACCGTCGTTACCCGCCGGCCTGGGCCGAGCAGTGGGATCGGGTCGGGTTGGTGCTCGGCGACCCCGAGGCGCCCGTACGCCGGGTCGCCTGCGTGGTCGACTGCGTGCCGGAGACCGTGGCCGAGGCACTGGCCCGGGGGGCGGACCTGATCGTCGCCCACCATCCGCTGCTGCTGCGCGGAGTGTCGTCGGTCGCGGCGACGACGTACAAGGGTCGGATCGTGCACCAGTTGATCAAAAACGACGTCGCCCTGTACGTCGCGCACACCAACGCCGACGTCGCCGACCCGGGCGTCTCCGACGCGCTCGCCGCCCGGCTCGGCCTCACCGACCTGCGCCCGCTGCGTCCGGCCACCGGCCCGGCGGCGGGAGCGGGACGGGGCGCCGGGCGGATCGGCCGGCTGCCCCGACCGATGACGCTGACCGACCTGACCCGGTACGCGGCCGACGCGCTCCCGCCCACCACCTGGGGCGTACGCGCCGCCGGTGACCCGGACCGGGTGATCCACACCATCGCGGTCAGCGGCGGCGCGGGCGACGGTTACCTCGACGACGCGCGCACCGCCGGGGTGGACGCCTTCCTCACCGCCGACCTGCGTCACCACCCCGCCAGCGAGTACCTGGCCGAGGGCGGCCCGGCGCTGCTGGACGCCGCCCACTGGGCCACCGAACGTCCCTGGTTGGATGATCTCGCGGCCCACCTGCGGGAACACCTGCCCGTCAGCGCGTACGTGTCCGACCTGGACACCGACCCGTGGACGGTCCGGGCCGGATCGCCGTCCCACGGCGCCCCCGCACCACCCGTCACCCCCGTACCTTCGCCTGTGGCCGCCGTACCTCCCGTGCACGCCGCATCCCCCGTGGACAAGGAGCACCTTCTGTGA